One part of the bacterium genome encodes these proteins:
- a CDS encoding FliM/FliN family flagellar motor switch protein, translating into MSPKLNNSKKSALKNAKEENKISLHYYFDWYEKAFCEKLSWAGSEFLASYVEFKLAGIGDTPCQIWQDSDYFVTQIKISNEHAVTIKVSDAAANLIFRGALGDRPKETGYLKLKNITELEATILTAFNEFLYKKINGDFLTSKEIQSVDYKRNNEEKTIYLTFYLFGDTDDEAGKIIFIFPEFIIRNIVPVSKPELPLDINYFSPCLVETDIIAGYSRITLEDIKNLDLEDIIILENSHLYSMILKNHENLRIKINPDINIVVNLDENNGDNTVSKVTGNIWDSLEVDLSAEFEKIKIRLGDLRNIMEGLVVDVAPIAQNKLFINVEGKQVAAGELVIVGDKYGVKITEVYNDAKVVEDEPAVTVSSQSSEDSRSNEHHENADEDEYSDENDDEQDEIDDSDFDFSDYEIEEDV; encoded by the coding sequence TTTCTTTGCATTATTATTTTGACTGGTATGAAAAAGCTTTCTGCGAAAAACTTTCATGGGCAGGCAGCGAGTTTCTTGCTTCTTATGTTGAGTTTAAGCTGGCAGGAATTGGCGATACTCCTTGTCAAATATGGCAGGATAGCGATTATTTTGTAACACAGATAAAAATTTCCAATGAACATGCGGTTACAATAAAAGTTTCTGATGCTGCTGCAAACCTGATTTTTCGAGGCGCACTGGGTGATAGACCAAAAGAAACAGGATATCTGAAATTAAAAAATATAACAGAGTTAGAAGCAACAATACTTACAGCGTTTAATGAATTTTTATACAAAAAAATCAATGGAGATTTCCTTACCTCTAAAGAAATACAAAGCGTTGACTATAAAAGAAACAATGAAGAAAAAACGATTTATCTTACTTTTTACCTTTTTGGAGATACCGATGATGAAGCCGGAAAAATAATATTTATATTCCCCGAGTTCATAATAAGAAACATAGTCCCTGTAAGCAAGCCTGAATTACCTTTAGATATTAATTATTTTAGTCCCTGCCTCGTAGAAACGGATATAATCGCAGGATATTCAAGAATTACCCTTGAAGATATAAAAAATCTTGACCTTGAAGACATTATAATCCTCGAAAACAGCCATCTTTATTCTATGATACTCAAGAATCATGAGAATTTAAGAATAAAGATTAACCCTGATATAAATATAGTAGTTAATTTAGATGAAAATAACGGAGATAACACCGTGAGTAAAGTAACAGGAAACATTTGGGACAGCCTTGAGGTAGACCTGAGCGCGGAATTTGAAAAAATTAAAATTCGACTCGGAGATTTAAGAAATATTATGGAAGGACTTGTGGTCGATGTAGCACCGATTGCGCAAAACAAACTTTTTATTAATGTCGAAGGAAAACAGGTTGCAGCCGGAGAACTTGTCATAGTAGGCGATAAATATGGAGTTAAGATAACTGAAGTTTATAACGACGCAAAAGTTGTGGAAGACGAGCCTGCTGTTACCGTATCTTCTCAGTCATCAGAAGATTCAAGATCGAATGAACATCATGAAAATGCAGATGAAGACGAATATTCTGACGAAAATGATGATGAACAAGATGAAATAGACGATTCTGACTTTGATTTCAGTGATTATGAAATAGAAGAAGATGTTTAA